From Schaalia sp. ZJ405, one genomic window encodes:
- the trpD gene encoding anthranilate phosphoribosyltransferase yields the protein MTETLEWAPIIRRLNDGVDLNYDQSYWVMDQVMSGELGESRLAAFLTSMSIKRPTVTEVHGLAAAMLDHAVDPGLPSDALDIVGTGGDGYKTVNISTMSALVLAAAGIPLIKHGNRASTSQSGSSDVIEALGVNLDASAQLQQQIFNDLGIAFLFANKVHPSMRFAAPVRRALGFPTAFNVLGPLTNPARVKSCAIGASNEDNARLMAGVYAERGLSALVFRGKESALDELSTTDINQVWVVSRGRVEETELDTEKLFDMAPAAIGDLRGGDPHENAVVAREILSGGGNRAVRDAVTLNVAAGIIAYNGFGEDAELVGDELTQRFSAGINRAREILDSGGAYELLEKWAQASHEE from the coding sequence ATGACTGAAACATTAGAGTGGGCTCCTATCATCCGGAGGCTCAACGACGGCGTTGATCTGAACTACGACCAGTCGTACTGGGTGATGGACCAGGTGATGAGCGGCGAACTCGGTGAGTCCCGGTTGGCTGCGTTCCTGACGTCAATGTCGATTAAACGGCCAACGGTCACTGAGGTTCACGGCCTTGCCGCTGCGATGCTTGATCATGCCGTTGATCCGGGGCTTCCCTCCGATGCTCTCGACATTGTTGGTACCGGCGGTGACGGCTATAAAACTGTCAACATTTCAACGATGTCGGCCCTGGTGCTTGCTGCCGCTGGGATCCCGCTGATTAAGCACGGTAATCGCGCGTCAACGTCACAATCTGGATCTTCCGATGTGATCGAGGCGCTGGGAGTCAACCTTGACGCATCCGCGCAGCTTCAGCAACAGATCTTCAACGACCTGGGAATCGCGTTCCTTTTCGCCAACAAGGTCCATCCATCGATGCGCTTTGCTGCTCCCGTGAGGCGTGCCCTCGGATTCCCCACCGCCTTCAACGTCCTGGGTCCGTTAACTAATCCCGCCCGGGTGAAGTCCTGTGCGATCGGCGCGTCAAATGAAGACAACGCCAGGCTTATGGCTGGTGTTTACGCCGAGCGAGGACTGTCGGCCTTGGTTTTCCGCGGCAAGGAATCTGCCCTCGACGAATTGTCCACAACGGACATCAATCAGGTCTGGGTTGTGTCCCGCGGACGCGTTGAGGAAACAGAACTCGACACGGAGAAACTCTTCGATATGGCTCCCGCAGCGATCGGTGATCTGCGTGGGGGAGATCCGCATGAGAACGCTGTTGTCGCTCGTGAAATTCTTTCCGGCGGAGGCAACCGCGCCGTCCGCGATGCCGTCACACTCAATGTCGCTGCCGGCATCATCGCCTACAACGGATTCGGAGAGGATGCAGAACTCGTGGGTGATGAGCTGACCCAACGATTCTCAGCGGGAATCAACCGCGCCCGAGAGATCCTTGATTCCGGTGGTGCGTACGAACTCCTGGAGAAATGGGCACAGGCTTCTCACGAAGAGTGA
- a CDS encoding FKBP-type peptidyl-prolyl cis-trans isomerase: MKNMTLARRVSSAIVALSLVVTVAACSPTEDANQSSQSGSSSSHEAPDPAAPEVDRSGKGEFPKVTGKFGEKPTIAAGSGDPMEKISVKTLTQGKGPEVGVSDYLLVNYKLALWDGTEIESSFDTGKPASFSLDAVIPGWKYGLATQHVGDRVELVVPPKWGYGDQASGPIPAGSTLVFVIDILKSASDITINESDSTKATKTDEKLPEGVEVTGKPGEEPTVAFADGAKVPTEGSMVTLYKGAGREITANDAVAYRAVVGPFGNADSFESSWSKPPMTVGAADLQLVGKTVGTRLAVIQPRRVPIQKEGPAPEPSALVWIVDIVGATDMSVDSSAE; this comes from the coding sequence ATGAAGAATATGACACTTGCACGCCGCGTATCGTCGGCGATTGTTGCCCTGTCCCTGGTTGTCACAGTAGCGGCATGCTCGCCAACCGAAGATGCCAACCAGAGTTCGCAGTCGGGTTCGTCCTCATCCCATGAGGCTCCGGATCCGGCCGCCCCTGAGGTTGACCGTTCCGGTAAAGGTGAATTCCCCAAAGTCACCGGAAAATTTGGAGAAAAACCCACGATCGCAGCGGGTAGCGGCGATCCGATGGAGAAAATCTCCGTCAAGACGCTGACACAGGGGAAAGGCCCTGAGGTCGGTGTGAGCGACTACCTCCTCGTCAATTACAAGCTGGCTCTGTGGGACGGTACCGAGATTGAATCTTCTTTCGATACCGGCAAGCCCGCGTCGTTTAGTCTCGACGCCGTGATCCCCGGGTGGAAATATGGTCTGGCGACCCAGCACGTCGGTGATCGTGTCGAGCTTGTTGTCCCGCCGAAATGGGGCTACGGGGATCAGGCTTCCGGACCTATTCCCGCAGGGTCAACGCTTGTTTTTGTGATCGACATCCTCAAGTCAGCTTCGGATATCACGATCAACGAGTCCGATTCGACGAAGGCCACAAAGACCGACGAGAAACTTCCTGAGGGAGTTGAGGTCACAGGAAAGCCGGGCGAAGAGCCCACAGTAGCTTTCGCTGACGGAGCGAAAGTGCCGACCGAAGGATCAATGGTCACCCTGTACAAGGGGGCAGGACGTGAGATCACTGCGAATGACGCCGTTGCTTACCGCGCTGTTGTTGGCCCCTTTGGTAACGCCGATTCTTTTGAGTCGTCATGGTCTAAACCACCGATGACTGTTGGCGCGGCTGATCTCCAGCTCGTGGGCAAGACCGTTGGAACACGTCTTGCTGTCATTCAGCCTCGACGGGTCCCCATCCAGAAGGAAGGTCCAGCACCAGAGCCCTCAGCTCTTGTGTGGATTGTTGACATCGTTGGAGCAACAGACATGTCAGTTGATTCCTCAGCCGAGTGA
- the erpA gene encoding iron-sulfur cluster insertion protein ErpA, producing MSEISTQTHEVTLTDAAVTKVKSLLDMEGRDDLRLRVAVQPGGCSGLMYQLYFDDRLLDGDLVRDFDGAELVVDRMSAPYLAGATIDFQDSIERQGFSIDNPNAQNTCACGESFH from the coding sequence ATGTCCGAAATCTCCACACAAACACACGAGGTCACGCTGACAGACGCAGCGGTGACAAAGGTGAAGAGCCTGCTCGACATGGAAGGCCGAGACGACCTGCGCCTACGCGTCGCGGTTCAGCCCGGCGGATGTTCCGGTCTGATGTACCAGCTCTACTTCGATGACCGCTTGCTCGATGGGGATCTCGTTCGCGACTTCGATGGTGCCGAACTCGTTGTTGACCGCATGTCTGCGCCTTACCTTGCGGGAGCAACCATCGATTTCCAAGATTCGATCGAGCGTCAGGGCTTCTCCATTGATAACCCGAACGCCCAGAACACGTGCGCGTGTGGAGAGTCTTTCCACTGA
- a CDS encoding glycerate kinase — protein sequence MKHALVVGHWEGGAATHFQDPLLPLSAIAQGISDAAPGWAAHAIPFGPAETFRAACDGRVSVEADRHGDHGLSSDATSRWVPLTVPLWAENTAEIGRQARDVLDGGGIPVIEGGHTIDSDAGLGFLGALTGIDLSDRHQLSATLPCALDAGRELLRTSDIIVAASTARPLLGLNSVLAVGVDLLPRDSQDRDLTATLTEVLDRYRTRPGELAISSSSSSMRTGDGQADNPGRIAGSGAGGGVGAMVAAIGGRLHPTGDVLAQVTHLDELMSQADLVVVVEPRMHSPVLAEASLDTITRRAAQWALPTVGVTQEHSLSNYERAEWGLHGVIEKTSEMDFHSVGIRVARTWAPSDFTQG from the coding sequence GTGAAACACGCACTCGTCGTTGGACATTGGGAGGGCGGGGCCGCCACTCATTTCCAGGACCCGCTCCTACCGCTGAGCGCTATTGCCCAGGGGATAAGCGATGCGGCACCCGGATGGGCGGCACACGCTATTCCCTTCGGCCCGGCCGAAACCTTCCGCGCTGCATGTGATGGACGTGTGTCCGTTGAAGCCGATCGTCACGGGGATCACGGACTGTCCTCAGACGCTACATCGCGGTGGGTTCCCCTGACCGTGCCTCTGTGGGCAGAAAACACGGCAGAAATTGGACGCCAAGCACGGGATGTCCTCGACGGTGGCGGAATCCCAGTGATCGAGGGAGGGCACACCATTGATTCCGATGCAGGCCTCGGTTTCCTTGGCGCCCTCACAGGAATTGACCTATCCGACAGGCATCAACTGAGCGCCACACTTCCATGCGCCTTAGATGCGGGACGTGAGCTGTTGCGCACATCGGACATCATCGTTGCAGCGTCAACGGCGCGCCCGCTACTTGGACTTAACTCCGTCCTGGCAGTCGGCGTTGACCTCCTCCCGCGTGACTCTCAGGACCGGGACCTCACGGCGACGCTCACCGAGGTGCTTGATAGATACCGGACCCGACCTGGGGAACTGGCCATTTCGTCCTCGTCCTCGTCTATGAGAACGGGGGATGGGCAGGCCGATAACCCCGGACGGATCGCCGGGTCGGGAGCCGGAGGGGGCGTTGGCGCTATGGTTGCCGCAATCGGTGGACGCCTGCATCCCACGGGGGATGTGCTCGCACAGGTCACGCACCTTGACGAACTGATGTCCCAGGCGGACCTTGTTGTCGTTGTCGAACCTCGAATGCATTCGCCGGTACTTGCTGAAGCAAGCCTCGACACGATTACCCGACGTGCAGCACAGTGGGCCCTACCAACCGTCGGAGTGACTCAGGAGCACTCACTGTCAAACTACGAACGCGCCGAATGGGGGCTGCACGGAGTGATCGAGAAAACCTCCGAGATGGATTTCCACTCCGTTGGCATACGTGTGGCCCGAACGTGGGCGCCGTCAGATTTCACTCAGGGCTAA
- a CDS encoding dipeptidase, giving the protein MSNLATKSPSTSQLRQRLDEMFPDLLDELAQLVAIPSVSSDPEHHDDLHRSAEHIRDRFARIGFDAEIHSVTTPEGIEGKPAVIAQSPRIEGAPTVLLYAHHDVQPAGDVSRWSSDPFTAEVRGDRIYGRGASDDGAGVIVHLGTARLLADQLPVNVVVFIEGEEELGSPSFVTFLNTYQERLNADVIIVADSDNWKVGEPAVTTSLRGNCVATVDVTVSDHAVHSGMFGGPMLDSVTASAMLISSLYDEVGNLRVAGLGGTETSDVEWPEDEFIAAAGMVEGAQLLGTGSVAARAWTKPSVTVIGFDARPVVEASNTISPHTRFKVSMRTVPGMDPHDAMDALVTHLESNAPFGTRVEVTPNEYGPGYQADIDSPVTRLLHESLEEAWNHPSVNIGVGGSIPFISDFQRLFPNAQVVVTGVEDPTTNAHSEDESQSIPDLKNAILAEAILLTRLRDQL; this is encoded by the coding sequence ATGTCGAACTTAGCCACTAAATCTCCGTCCACGTCCCAGCTTCGTCAACGCCTAGACGAGATGTTCCCCGACCTGCTTGACGAACTCGCCCAGCTTGTTGCAATCCCGTCGGTGTCGTCTGATCCCGAGCATCACGATGACCTCCACCGCAGCGCCGAGCATATTCGCGACCGATTTGCGAGGATCGGATTCGACGCGGAAATTCACTCGGTGACAACGCCTGAGGGTATTGAAGGCAAACCCGCAGTCATCGCTCAGAGCCCCCGTATTGAGGGTGCTCCCACTGTTCTTCTGTACGCTCACCACGACGTTCAGCCCGCAGGAGATGTGTCGCGATGGAGCTCAGATCCGTTCACAGCTGAGGTCCGCGGGGACAGGATCTATGGCCGAGGAGCTTCCGACGACGGTGCCGGAGTCATTGTTCACCTGGGAACGGCACGGCTTTTGGCCGATCAGCTGCCGGTGAATGTTGTGGTCTTTATCGAAGGAGAAGAAGAACTGGGGTCACCTAGTTTCGTTACCTTCCTCAACACGTATCAAGAACGTCTCAACGCCGATGTCATCATTGTTGCCGATTCAGATAACTGGAAAGTCGGAGAACCCGCGGTGACAACCTCGCTTCGGGGCAACTGCGTGGCCACCGTTGATGTCACCGTGTCCGATCATGCCGTGCATTCCGGGATGTTCGGCGGTCCAATGCTTGATTCGGTCACCGCATCGGCAATGCTCATCTCCTCCCTCTATGACGAGGTCGGGAACTTGCGTGTTGCAGGCTTGGGGGGCACGGAAACCTCAGATGTTGAATGGCCCGAGGACGAATTTATCGCCGCCGCGGGAATGGTTGAGGGGGCACAGCTTCTGGGCACAGGATCTGTGGCCGCGCGCGCGTGGACAAAACCGTCGGTCACCGTCATTGGATTTGACGCGCGCCCCGTTGTGGAGGCATCCAACACCATCTCACCGCACACGCGTTTCAAGGTGTCTATGAGAACCGTCCCCGGAATGGATCCGCACGACGCGATGGACGCCCTCGTTACTCACCTGGAATCGAACGCACCCTTCGGTACTCGCGTGGAGGTCACTCCAAATGAATACGGCCCCGGATATCAAGCCGATATTGATTCCCCGGTGACTCGACTGCTCCACGAATCCCTTGAAGAGGCATGGAACCATCCGTCCGTGAATATCGGCGTTGGCGGATCGATTCCCTTCATCTCCGACTTCCAGCGCCTCTTCCCCAACGCCCAGGTTGTTGTGACAGGCGTGGAAGATCCCACAACGAATGCGCATTCCGAGGACGAATCCCAGTCGATTCCCGACCTGAAGAACGCGATCCTCGCCGAAGCAATCCTTCTGACTCGGCTTCGCGACCAGCTGTGA
- a CDS encoding DUF3043 domain-containing protein encodes MFKREKKETAASSTQPVAHTGAGTKKGRPTPTRKEAQRRNDRPLVPADRKEAKRQAKERRNAQFQREQMALETGDERFLPLRDKGRVRRFVRDWVDARWSFSEFLMPIMLLFLVAMMTLSLWRTLDQVIASYVMISVTSAMYTLFAISIIEGIVVWQRLKRKIRDRYPNDEIPKGTWYYCFSRMIMARRWRSPKPQKARGEFPTVKAKKS; translated from the coding sequence GTGTTTAAACGTGAGAAGAAGGAAACCGCCGCCTCGTCTACGCAGCCTGTGGCTCACACCGGCGCCGGCACGAAGAAGGGGCGCCCCACGCCAACACGTAAGGAGGCGCAGAGGCGCAACGACCGCCCTCTGGTCCCCGCCGACCGCAAGGAAGCCAAGCGTCAAGCTAAGGAACGCCGCAACGCGCAGTTCCAGCGTGAACAGATGGCACTTGAAACCGGTGATGAACGCTTCCTTCCGCTGCGTGACAAGGGACGAGTACGTCGCTTCGTTCGCGACTGGGTCGACGCTCGCTGGTCCTTCTCCGAGTTCCTCATGCCGATCATGTTGCTCTTCCTGGTTGCCATGATGACGCTGTCGCTCTGGCGCACCCTCGACCAGGTGATTGCCTCGTACGTGATGATTTCTGTCACGTCGGCGATGTACACGCTGTTCGCAATCTCCATCATCGAGGGCATCGTTGTGTGGCAGCGTCTCAAGCGTAAGATCCGCGATCGTTACCCTAACGACGAGATCCCCAAAGGCACGTGGTACTACTGTTTCTCGCGAATGATCATGGCCAGGCGGTGGCGTTCACCCAAACCGCAGAAAGCCCGCGGAGAGTTCCCAACGGTCAAGGCAAAGAAGAGCTAA
- a CDS encoding quinone-dependent dihydroorotate dehydrogenase encodes MIRRTYTWLFDRFITHTDPEMAHHIGISAIAWAGRVAPLRGLMRATIGYLPERARNGASSRPAPVKIGTREIRGRLGLAAGMDKDAKAVLGLDAMGFAFVEVGTITPRPQPGNDQPRLWRLHESHGLRNRMGFNNEGADAAAEKLKELRTTPAGRRAVVGANIGKNKVTPEDEAHRDYEYCARTLARWVDFIVVNVSSPNTPGLRDLQSVDHLRPILQAARDGARIGAPDREIPLFVKIAPDLDKDDIIAVTRLASEMGLAGIVATNTTISHDLGDGGVSGAPLYDRALEVVRLIGDHIDDNQILIATGGIFSEADAVRMLNAGADLVEAFSAFIYEGPSWPGEMNRALTSF; translated from the coding sequence ATGATCCGACGAACCTACACCTGGCTCTTCGACCGTTTCATCACCCATACCGATCCGGAGATGGCTCACCACATCGGAATTTCTGCGATCGCATGGGCGGGGCGTGTTGCTCCCCTTCGTGGTCTCATGCGCGCAACGATTGGTTACCTGCCTGAACGCGCGCGCAATGGGGCAAGCTCGAGGCCTGCTCCCGTCAAGATCGGCACGCGTGAGATCCGCGGTCGTCTGGGCTTGGCAGCAGGCATGGATAAGGACGCCAAAGCCGTTCTTGGGCTGGACGCGATGGGTTTTGCTTTCGTTGAAGTTGGAACGATCACCCCGCGCCCACAACCCGGCAATGACCAGCCCCGACTGTGGCGTCTCCACGAATCCCACGGGCTGCGCAATCGCATGGGATTCAACAACGAAGGTGCGGACGCCGCAGCCGAGAAACTCAAGGAACTTCGCACGACCCCCGCGGGTCGTCGAGCAGTCGTCGGGGCAAACATCGGAAAAAACAAGGTCACGCCTGAGGATGAGGCCCATCGTGACTACGAATACTGCGCGCGGACGCTTGCCCGCTGGGTTGACTTCATCGTAGTCAATGTGTCATCCCCGAATACTCCGGGGCTGCGCGATTTGCAGTCTGTTGACCACCTCCGCCCGATCCTTCAGGCGGCCCGTGACGGTGCCCGAATCGGAGCGCCCGACCGCGAGATTCCCCTATTCGTGAAAATTGCTCCGGACCTGGACAAAGACGACATCATTGCCGTCACGCGCTTGGCCAGCGAGATGGGTCTAGCGGGGATCGTCGCCACGAATACCACGATCAGCCACGACCTCGGTGACGGCGGCGTCTCGGGAGCACCGCTGTACGATCGAGCGCTTGAGGTCGTTCGGCTCATCGGTGATCACATTGACGACAACCAGATCCTCATTGCCACGGGTGGGATTTTCTCCGAGGCCGATGCAGTTCGGATGCTCAACGCGGGAGCTGACCTGGTCGAAGCATTCTCTGCATTCATTTACGAAGGGCCCTCGTGGCCCGGAGAAATGAATCGTGCGCTCACGTCCTTCTGA
- a CDS encoding TrmH family RNA methyltransferase — MFIHLSSPDLSADPRLDDYTKLKDVRLRSLLEPERGLYMAESSNVIKRAIEAGHRPRSFLMAQRWLPDLTAEIVSSTGAEDGGDVPIFLADEEVLEQLTGFHLHRGALAAMHRPELPSVSDLLAHARGGSPARRIVILEDLVDHTNVGAAFRSAAALGLDAVLVTPSCADPLYRRSVRVSMGTVFQVPWTRLDRWPDVDALHAEGFTVAALALSDDSVSLDDFVYSPAVTAPDSRLAMIMGTEGDGLSRRTISQADVVVKIPMSGGVDSLNVAAASAVVFWATRIP; from the coding sequence GTGTTCATTCATCTGTCCTCCCCTGATCTTTCCGCTGATCCGCGCCTCGACGACTATACGAAGCTCAAGGATGTGCGTCTGCGTTCACTTCTTGAGCCAGAACGCGGCCTCTACATGGCCGAATCATCAAATGTCATCAAACGCGCGATTGAAGCCGGGCATCGTCCTCGTTCATTCCTCATGGCTCAGCGGTGGCTCCCGGACCTCACGGCCGAAATTGTCAGCTCCACCGGTGCCGAGGACGGCGGTGATGTCCCGATTTTCTTGGCGGATGAGGAAGTGCTTGAACAGCTCACGGGCTTCCATCTTCACCGCGGAGCTCTGGCTGCAATGCACCGCCCTGAGCTTCCCAGCGTGTCTGACCTGCTTGCCCATGCCCGCGGCGGGTCACCCGCTCGACGCATCGTGATCCTTGAGGATCTTGTCGATCACACGAATGTTGGCGCAGCATTTCGCTCAGCTGCGGCTCTTGGCCTCGACGCCGTCCTCGTCACTCCCTCATGCGCTGATCCACTGTATCGGCGCTCCGTGCGAGTCTCTATGGGGACAGTGTTCCAGGTGCCGTGGACGAGGCTGGACAGGTGGCCCGATGTCGATGCCCTGCACGCTGAGGGTTTCACGGTGGCTGCCTTGGCTTTGTCCGATGACTCGGTGAGCCTCGACGATTTCGTTTACTCTCCCGCGGTGACCGCGCCAGATTCGCGCTTAGCCATGATCATGGGGACCGAGGGCGATGGGCTTTCGCGTCGAACGATCTCTCAGGCTGACGTTGTCGTCAAAATCCCCATGTCAGGCGGTGTGGATTCACTCAATGTCGCCGCAGCATCAGCGGTCGTCTTCTGGGCGACCCGCATCCCGTGA